The DNA region TGGGTCATTGATGCCGCCGCCGCAGCAGCGGCATTGCTTGCTAGTTGTTTTTGTTCAACTAACCAATTATCAAAATCGTCCTCCGACAATGCTTGCACTACAATCGGCATAAAGCCATGGTCTTTACCGCATAATTCGGCACATTGGCCGCGATAAATACCGGGCTTATCAATACGAGTCCAAGTTTCATTAATAAAGCCTGGATTAGCATCTTTTTTAACGGCAAAAGCGGGCACCCACCATGAGTGGATAACATCATCAGAAGTCATCAAAAAACGTACTTTTTGGTTAATGGGGAGTACTAGTGGTTTATCAACTTCAAGGAGGTAATGTTCTCCTTTAGCCTCACTACCGTCAATTTGTTCTCTGGGGGTAGATAATGAGCTGTAAAATTCGATGTCTTTATCAAAATAGCTGTAATGCCATTTCCACTGCGACCCGGTAATTTTAATGGTGAGATCAGCATCGCTGGGATCTTCCATAGCAATTAAGGTTTTGGTGGCTGGAATAGCCATGGCGATTAAGATGATAAAAGGAATGACGGTCCAAGCAATTTCCACTTTGGTACTTTCATGAAAATTGGCCGCGACTGCGCCTTTTGATTTGCGGTGGTAAATCATTGAATAGATCATGATCCCAAACACCACTAACCCAATGGCACAACAGATATAAAGAATCGTCATGTGGAGGTGATAAACCTGACCACTGATATCTGTCACGCCTTGAGTCATGTTGAGGGGCATTGCTGTTGCCCCAAGCGGAAGTGCTACACACACAACCAGTAAACAATACAACCATTGCTTCACAAGACTGCTCCTCTGTTAATTGCAAATTGCAATTACAAAGAAAAGTCACACAGTAATTCTCTGCTCTATGCAAACTCTTCGGTTCCCGAAAAAAGTTTGATGACCTCAAAGTACCTTGGTGGTTGTAAACAGACGGTCTACGGTTTTATTGTTAGCTGTGCACCACGCTTGTACCTACGACTGAACTTATCAATTTGTGTTGACGTTTTCCCATCGATGACTATTAAATCTGCCATTTACGTCAAATTAAAGATAAAAAATTGTTTCATCCTTGTTAATTACATTACTTGTAGAT from Shewanella polaris includes:
- the coxB gene encoding cytochrome c oxidase subunit II codes for the protein MKQWLYCLLVVCVALPLGATAMPLNMTQGVTDISGQVYHLHMTILYICCAIGLVVFGIMIYSMIYHRKSKGAVAANFHESTKVEIAWTVIPFIILIAMAIPATKTLIAMEDPSDADLTIKITGSQWKWHYSYFDKDIEFYSSLSTPREQIDGSEAKGEHYLLEVDKPLVLPINQKVRFLMTSDDVIHSWWVPAFAVKKDANPGFINETWTRIDKPGIYRGQCAELCGKDHGFMPIVVQALSEDDFDNWLVEQKQLASNAAAAAAASMTQTLSLGDLTSQGEQIYIARCAACHQPNGAGLPGVFPSLIGSPIIKGPVEGHLNIVINGKPGTAMQAFAKQLSAQEIAAVITFERNAWGNNSGDLVQAADIGKFLGSNEAKTEANKAVADVTSTIAATTTDITDAVTEKATQAVETVAKVAPAEDLPTLTMEQLMTEGEQVYATTCAACHQATGAGLPGAFPSLIGSPVVSGPVSGHIDIVMHGKPGTAMQAFSSQLSPRKMAAVITYERNAWGNNSGEAVQPADVASHGQ